Part of the Triticum urartu cultivar G1812 chromosome 2, Tu2.1, whole genome shotgun sequence genome, GTcagcgacacttattttgggacggagggagtatctttcAGCAGTGTCATACTGAACTTCAGGTCATTTCGGAGCAAGATCTCACAGAGGACATAAGCATCTTCATTTCTTTTTTTATTGTACCTTTTCTGTCGAAAAAACTTTCAGCTAAACTAGTATTCTTTCTTTCCCTTTTCGCATATTTGTGACATAAACCTTCTTGAAGACATTACAACACATTCAAAATAACTTGCTAAAACAAATGCAAAACACTAGGTGATAGTGTGACACAAACATAATTTACATGAATATGGTAGGAGAAATAAGTGCTGAGCACTTTAAGCAGCAGCCCTAAGATCACCATCCAATTCACTTGCTATAGCATTCCATGCTAGTAATGCTGCACCAACAGCTGGTTCCACCTGCAGGTAGAAACATACATAAGTTTTCTATGAGAATTAGTTTGGATCACCATTTCGTCAACTTTTGAAACCAATCCTTAACTTTATTCCTAATGCAACTACAATCGTCTCTGAAATGTTTCTTCACATCAATCATTTAATAAAAAATGGCGGAATCGGCAGAATATTTCCAACTAGGCATTATGGTAGACCCACAGTGAGTTTATAGTTTGGTTCACCTCGGGATGTATTGGATATGCCCCTGGATATGTCTTGGTAACACAACTTATCACTTCCTTACCAATGTCCCACCTCTGGTTTGCCTCAAGAACTTTGCCGACCATAACAAGTGGAAATAGATCTTTTCCATCTGCAAAATTAGAAGGTCAGAAACATGTTGAAACCTTTGTTCCTGGGGCAAAGCAAATACAGAGTATTCAGAAGTTGTTTTTTTTGTGAGGACAACAAATTTATTTTCTagtccctccgtcccataatataagacgttttttgacactagtgtagtgtcaaaaaacatcttacattatgggacggaggaagTATTTGCTATTTTTATGGCAAGTAGCCTATATGTTTGTGGCAAGGCCTGTTATACATGTCATTCAGAAGGAAGTTCCTATTTCACCTTCCCCACTCAGCGCAAGTCTCTGCACTACAGCCTTGACACTGGAAGCTAGTTCACCAACTGAATTGTGCAAGATCTTGTTTGCTACTTCGTCGCCGGCTTCGGCAGATTCTACCACAACAGGGAGAATGTCAGCAATGCGCGCCCAAGATTGATCTTCATATGTCCAACTGTCATGAAAAAAGTGAACAGGTAAGCAGTTGTTGCAATTTTCATGGTAGCACATTATTGCAGTTTTTCATTCTGTGCTCTCTTCACTCCTAGTTAACATTATGCTTCAGCTCACATAATGTCAGCAGATGAATATTTGAGTAGGGTTTTTTCAATTGGTAACCGAACTCTGTAAGCGCCAAGTAACTGAAACAGACTTCCACTTGTTTTCACAGCAAGTAAAATAAAACAAGCTAATCGATTGAAAAGGAGATTTACCCTATGAGTTCATCCGGCGATGCGAGTCCAAGGAAGTCAAGGATGTTGTTTGTGAGTAGTGTTTCAGGACCCCTGCCATCATAGGCCCTCACAACTGCTGTCAATGCTTGTGCTGAAATCCCATAGCCACTGCAATATATAGTGCCGCAACAATCAGAAATCAGCTTCAGTAGTTGCTTCTCAACCAGTTTCCTCCGCTTAAAAGATAATAGTACCATGGAGTTAAAGACAGAAGAAGTTAGAGGTGTGTGTGTCTAACCTGCCCCAGTCACCTAGCACCGGCCCTGCACCAGCTGCCCGAGCTTCCCTGCCGTCGCTGGTGAAACCGTAGGCTATGGTCCCTGTCCCTGCGATGAGCACGCAGCCGTGGAGCTTGCCCATGGTGCCGCTGGCCAGTGCCGCCACCGCGTCGTTCTCCACGAACAGCTTCACATGGCTCGGGAAAATCTCCCTGGAAGTTAATTTCAGAGTTAATTCAGCTTCTCCTGCGGATTTCTTGGCAGCAGGTAACAGATAAGCACCTGAGCCAGTCCAGCATTCTGTGCTGGTCGATGGGGTGGTTGACGCCGGCTACGGCCAAGCAGACCGCGCTCACGTTTGATCGTCTCCGGCGAGCCTTGTGGAGAGCCTGCGCCATCACTCGCTCCAGCGTCTCCCTCGCCTTGTCCTctgaagaatttcaagccaaaGAATTTATCAGGTGGAATCCAGGCCAGGGCCAGGCCAGGGCAGCGTTGATGTGATCGTTGGATGgcaggtggaggtggtggtggtacGCGTACCTCCTACGGAGTTCTGGTTGGAGCATCCGGCGACGGCGCGGGCGAGGACGGGGAGCGGGTCGGCGAAGGGCATGGCGGCCGGGATGCAGACGCAGACGGTGTTGCTGGCGCCGCCGTCAACGCCGAGGACGACGCTGCACCCCATGCGCGGGCTCTGGCGGTCCTCCATCTCCCATATGTCCCTAGTGGTGTACCTCTGCATCCTCCCTCCCTCCTTGGTTGGCCAGACAGACAAACGTAGGTATATGCTCTCCTCCTCCTTCTAAGCTCTCCCTACCAAATGATGCAGCTCGATTGGTGACTGCAGCTTTGTTATATATGTAGTGGGTGCACTAACAAGTCGCATCTAATGGCGACATGTTTCGTCGAGGAGAAAGGgacggggaggaggaggaggaagacgaaggTGACGAAATTGCAAGGGCGGCTGGGTGTCCTGTCCGCACGCGCGTCCAATGGCGCGACGGCCGAGTTGTTTAGGGACACGCCTCTAGTAATCTACAGTATGTGCTTTGTCTGCCAAAGTTACAGTTCGTTACTGACAGCACTGGTATAAACCCTGGATCTTACCGGACAGTTTGCTGCCAAAAGTTACAGTTTTAGGGGGCTACTGCAAGATTTTTGCTGTTATTTGTAACTTTTTGCCAGCTGCGCTCTTGATTGTATCTCTTGACGGTGCCGGTGATGGTACAACCAGTAGAAAACTCCAAGCTCTCCTTGGTAAAAACGGGCTTGGATATTGGACATGAAAACGTAAAGGTCTGCTTCTGTGCCCCCTAACTGAACGGAAACACTTGTGTTCGCCCCGCTGATCTCTGCGCGCGCGTCGACCCCCTCCGCTACCATACGACCGCCTTTGATCATACACCCGAAGCAACCCAAACCATAGCCTAGTTTTGCAACGTGACCCTTGTTGCAATCGTTTGCACAACATGGGGTCTCTTGCACACCGAGGGAGGAGCTTTGCTACATCAACAGACCTTCATGGGGTACATTTGAAGTGACAAATCGTAATTGGGTTAATGGGGAGGGCTGGACCCCACCCAGCTGAAAATTGGGGAGGGGGGTCTGCACCGATAGGGAGGCCGTTGGTGAGGATTGACAGAATTAAatccgacggatctcgggtagggggtctcgaactaaGGGTCTTGACACGTTGGTAATAGGGGCACAAGttcttacccaggttcgggctctcccCAGAGATAAAACCCTACATCATGCTTGTGTTTTATTATTTTGGGGTAGAGTACAACGTACACATGATCTATCTCGAGATCCTTGTGTGTTGTCTACGAGCCCTACCCCTCGGTTTATATAGGTACTGGAGGGTCTAGGGTTACATTCTAGTCGATTACGTATAAGGAGAACGTGTAGTAGACGACTTCTAATATCTTGAAGTATACGCCAAGTCTTTAAGAGCCTTCCTTTCATATGCCATGGACCGCTCGACGTGGCCCACTAGTGAACCGACATGGGGGTCCTCGACCCGGGCCACCTGGCCAGGAGACGGCGTGGTGAGAGCCCTCCTAGCCGGGACACTGTCAAGGACCAGGGAGGCTGGTTCCCGTGCATTCAGACGACGAATGGGGTTGTCACCTTGAGGCGCACCAGCCGGAGTAGGAGTGGGCACTGGTGAGGAGGCGGGGGCGAGAGATGGCGTGGCCGGCGACTTCCTCATTGACTTTGTGTTGGTCGAGGTTAGGAACAGGTTGCTCCCAACGCGTCGCGGCCATGTCTCTGCACTGTCCCCTAGCTCTCTCGCCGCTCTGTGTAGCACTTACATCGTGGATCCGTTGGTGATCGTCTATGTCGCGCTTCTGCAACTGGGGCCATGTTCCTAAAATATGTGTTCTGTTGCAATGGCCTGAAAAAAAAGGGCTATAGTTTCTGAAACATACATGTTGTGCATTTGATTTGCAACGAAACATTTGTGCTGTTGCAATGGCTTGCAACAGGAGGAAAAAAAAATGGTTCATGATGTTTTGCAGCAAGAGTCCTGTTGCAGTGGGATGGGCGCAACACTAGCCATGTTGCAAAGGTTGGTGCCCATGTGGCTGTCGATCGAATGGTTATTATGGTCTCCCTCCAACGACCGGCGAGGCGGTCAATTTTTTAGGATCATCACCCGTAGCTTCTTTTTTTGAAGATAGCAAGTGTAGCTTCTTATCTACTGGATTCCCTAATTCTCCTTTATTCCTTGATAAAAATACAGAAGCACATCTATTTCCGTTTGAAGCCTGTATTTTGAAGGAACTTTCATGGCTAATCATTTCTTGGTGTATTATACTGACTTAGTCTTGGTCATTGTCGGAAGTGTACTGCAGTCTAATTTACATGGACATGGTCTCCTTGGTGAACAGTACAGTGGCATTTTTGTTAGCTCACAGGTCACAGCTCTGCTTGATAAACAAAGGAGCCATAGATGCTCCACATGTGGTGCAATTTGACGCTAGTTCACTCGCCTGACGCCATCGTCCAACACGCGCACGATGCCACAGGCGTCGGACAAGATCCTTGTAATCATCTGTCTTGAGACCCCGAAACGATTGTATATACACGATCAACTTCCTCATCTGCTCTGGTCGTTGTTACTATCCCTTTTTTATGTTATTTCTTGCCCTCGAAGTCATCCTGTCCTGCCAAATGTCAGGCCCGGTGGTAGCCAAGCCTGTGACATTCAGAAATGGACATAGGCCTGACGACATGCGAGATAAAACTCTGTCACTTGCATCCAAACAAAACTCCATGCGTATCTGGACCGATCTCGAAAAGCTAGAGGATGACTCTATGCACCTTCATCATCCAAATGGCTCCGTCATCAAGACATTAGTAGGAGTATAACAAACCTATCATCCTGACCCAGTCACAACCTGTTATGTTGCTTGCAAGCAATATTTTTGACTCGGTTCTTCTGCGGAAACAGACGTTAGTCCACTACTACTACAGTACATATGAAATGTAGTCATTTCTCTTATGCAATTGTAGTAACTACTCCTGCATATACCAGATTAATGTGTGTGAGTAGCGCGGGCTGATGTTAAGATTGGCTGGCCTGGCCTCCGCGGCTGCCCGAACACATTTAAGTTCTGGAGTGTTCTACATTTATTttctaagggcatctccaacggtAATCTGCAAAAAACCTCCCGCACTAGTCCGCGGGTATAGTATGGGACCGGTAGCCGCATTATGTCCGCTAGCAAATTTAAATTCAAATCTACGCTGATCCACACAATGCGTCAGATCACACCCGCGTCGGGTCGCATCCCCGATCACAACCGAATGGAGGCAAATATGCTTTTACATGCCCGAATCCAAAAAAAAAAAAATATCAGTCCGGCTGTCCGTGCATTTCTGCCCTGTCGGACCGGCCATCCCAGGAAGATGCTTCCCGATCAAGGAGGTGCCGCCACCGCTACGTAGGCTGCCTCCGCGTGTGCGTCCACCTCCGCCTCTGTTGCGTCCTCATCTTGCGCCGTCGTCAACTAATTTTTCTGCCACTCCAGCATCTGATAGCGGACGGATTGCACGATAATTCTAGCGTCGACATCCAAAGAGTCGATATTCAATGTCAACATCTTGGCGTCTTCCGCATTGACGGCGATCTTCACCTCTTTTCCTCGAGCGCGACCTTCTTCTCCTCGAGTGCAGCCTTCCTCTCCTCGATCATGGTCCCCATCTCTTCGTTAGCTTGGCCGCCGCACCTTCTTGCTTCGCCCTTTCCTCCTCCCACTTCTTGCCCCGTAGATTTCTTCTAACCTTTTTCGGAGGTTCTTGGGCCAGGTCGGTAGGTCACATGTTTCTTCCTCGTTACCTTGGGCGGCGGTCTTGGCGATGAAAAGGATCCACTTTGGCTGCCCATTCTACTTCAACCAACAATGCATGACAGTGAAGGACTTATTCTCCAACTTCTTGTACACCACACAAGCACGAGTAGGCTAAAAAAGTGAAACAATGCAATTCCGTCTAATGAGCAACAAAACAATACATGTACAACTAGTGATCAACAAGAATAGAGTATGTCCGGCTAGTGTTCAACAAAACAAGAGCATATCCGGCTAGTGATCAACAAAATTAGAGCATATCCGGCTAGTGATCAACAAAACTAGAGCATAGCCGACTAGTGATAAAAAAACTAAAGGATATCCTGCTAGTGATCAATTTACTTACTCGGTGATTTGTGCACCGCTAGGCCACCGTGCCATGAGATGCTTCAAGTGCCTGCAATACTTGGAGACGGCCTCTTGGATGGTGTACCACCGATGGTTGAGGGACTTCCACTCACGGTTGCGGATCAACGTGTCAGAGTAGGGCGCGAAATGCTTGTGCTCATGGaaccattgttggggaacgttgcatgggaaacaaaaaatttcctacgcttgataagatcaatctaggagatgacatTTATGAGAGGagagattgcatctacatacccttgtagttctctaagcgaaagcgttaagaaacgcggttgatgtagtcgaacgtcttcgtgatccaatcacgatccgtcccgcgaactcccgatccaagtgccgaacggacggcacctccgcgttcaacacacgtacggctTGATGACACCTTCACCTCCTCTATCCAGCGAGCGATGGTGAAGTAGTATCTCGAGCCCTTCGGCAGCATGACGACGTGGTGGTGGGGGTGTAATCTCAAcagagcttcgctaagcactacaGAGAGGAAGAGGGCTACGAGGGAGAGGAGGGGCAGCGCCGTGGCATAGatggggtgcggctgccctccctctacccctctatatataggggaagggagGAGAAGGGGCGCCCTAAGGTTTCCCCTAGGGAGGCGGTGGCCACACAGATGGGGGCGCccctagggaaaccctagggtgacttgccccccaagccaggtggaggtagccctagggggcgcccccctcctcTATTGATCGTGGGTGGGGGACTTGGGGCGcacaaccccttagtgggctgatgtgttccctccccttggcccatgagGCTCCCCAACACTTGTCAGGGGCCCCTGAAATACCTTTCGGTCATCCTGGCCATAACCCGGTGCCCCTGGAACACTTTCGGACTCCGATTCCtttcattatatatatatatagggttgCGCTATTCGTCATCCTGGGTGAGGAATAATTATTCTTCATCCCACTCTATTTTACTTGcataagttttgtcttatttccgacgtaaaaagagaccgtaagaaaatatatagtcgttataaaaaatattttatgttatgtaaaattacgaACGTAAAAATATAGTGTAAAATACACATGAATtgtaaattttcttgtcttatgacctatatttttattttcttatgccaaattttacgcaatgaatcaataggaatgtaactatttaaATTGTaaatgtaatttaattatgaaataatcgtaagattacctcgggtgaagaataacttattctgcaccctgggtgatgaatagtaactatatatatatatatcgatattcacctccggactattccggagttcctcatcacgtctgggatctcatccgggactccgaacaatcttcggtaacCACCATAATGACTCAACTATACTTatatcgtcaccaaacgttaagtgtgtagaccctgcgggttcgagaactatgcagacatgaccaagacacctttacagtcaataaccaatagtgggacccggatacccatattggttcctacatattctacgagtATCTTATCAGTCGAACctcgatgtcaaggattcagctAATCCCGTATGTAGTTCCCTTTGtgtatcggtatgttacttgcccgagattcgatcatcggtatcaccatacccacttcaatctcgttactgccaagtctatttactcgttccgtaatacaagaTCCCGTGGCTAACCCATTAGTCAAATTGCTTGCAAgctgatacgtatccaacgtatctataatttatgaagtattcatgtcaatatattataattcttggatgttttacaatcattttatagcaactttatatcattttttgggactaacctattgacccagtgcccagtgccagttgctattttttgtttgtttttttacatcgcagaaaatcaatattaaatggagtccaaacaccgcaaaattttttgtggattttttatggaccaaaatgaacccaatgggccagagctgcacctggggggtgcctcgaggagggcacaacccaccagggcgcgccagggccccctggcgcgcccaggtgggttgtgcccacctcggtggcctcccgtaccccttctttgcaccgtaaatttccaaatattccgaaacccctcggggttaacctagatcagaagttccgccgccgcagggctccgtagccaccgaaaacaaatctagacgtcccgacaccctgccggaggggggggatcatcttcggtggccatcttcatcatcccggtggccaccatgatgaggagggagtagtccaccctcggggctgagggtttgtaccagtagctatgtgtttaatctctccctctcgtgttcttgagatatcacaatcttgatgtatcacgggctttgttaatatagtcggatcacatggtgttttcccctctctatcctgttgtgatgaattgagtttttccttttGAGATTTCGtggttatcggattgaatacttttatggacttgagaacacttgatatatgtcttgcaattgaatactcatggtgaatatggggtatcgtattgattcacttgatatatgtttggCACTCAACTTGTGGATTCCagcggtgacattggggtaatctatgcataggggttgatgcacgttcttgtccttgtttctccgccgctgcagggctccgtagccaccgaaaaccaatctagacccattccagcaccctgccagaggggggaatcatctccggtggccatcttcatcatcccagcgaccaccacgatgaggagggagtagtccaccctcgaggctgagggtttgtatcagtagctatgtgttttatctctctctcgtgatctatatcatgggatttgttaatatagtcggatcatataatgtttctcccctctatactctcgTTGTGATGAATcttttaccctttgaagttttgtcttgtcagattgaatattcagagatgagaacacatgatatatgtcttgcggtatgaatacttgaggtgacaattggggtattttatcgattcacttgatatatgttatggcattcaactcgtggattcccgcggtgatattggggtaatctatgcataggggttgatgcatgtttttcTCTGACGGAAACTTCGGGGTCTctttatagttctttgtgtggattgagtattatgaatatgaatatgctttggtgttattctactacgaactctagcatagatcgaatggaaaaaatagttttgcgttattttagtacgaactcttgaatagatcgaacggaaagaaaaGCTTTGAGGTGTTttagtaccctacaaacaattcctatcttttgttctccgctaataggaactcgggagtgattcttcgttacactttgagggataatcatatgatccaactacgttagcattgttgagagattacactagcgaaagtacggaccctaggccttgtttttaagcattgcaataccgtttttgtgcccgtttactatttgctaccttgatatttttatttattcagattataaaatatatttctaccatccatattacacttttatcaccatctcttcgccgaactagtgcacctatacaatttgccattgtattgggtgtgttggggacacaagagatttcttgtatttggttgcagggttgtttgagagagaccatcttcatcctacacctctcacggattgataaaccttaggtcatccacttgagggaaaattgctactgtcctacaaaactccgcgcttggaggcccaagacgtgtctacaagaataaagatgcgtagtagacatcaagctcttttctggagctgttgccggggaggtgagtgcatgaaggtatatctttagatcttgtaattgaatcgtttagtttcttgttttatcactagtttggtttataaaataaaactaaaaaaatatggaattgaggttgcatcatattattgatcatctttataatatctttcttgaaaatgatggttcggaaaattgtgctcaattattagaagaagaagtcaataaaatgtttggcacaaaatatttgaatgatgagcatgattgcaatgttgttagtatgaattctttgaatatccatgatgctaatgatatgcaaagctacaagcttggggatgctatatttgatgaatatgatatttttagtcccccaagttttgatgagaaaatttattacgATGATTACATGCCTcgtatttatgatgattatattgatgaaagtggatttggagaggtcatgactttatttaatgatgattCCACTATGTTGGAAGAAGCCACAATTGATTATGACAACAAAgttcctatctatgatgattatggtgatgacatgtatgctataaagaataatgataaccatgaaacttgtcatcatgattttaattttcactctcatggtagttattttgttgagtttgctcccactactattgatgagaagaaatttgcttatgtggagagtaacaaGTTTTCTATGATTTTgtgtcatgaaaagaatgctttatgtgatggttatattgttgaatttattcatgatgctactgaaaattactatgagggaggcacttatgcttgtaggaattgcaataatatcaagtttcctctctatgtgttgaaagttttgaagttatgcttgttttgtcttcctatgctagttgattcttgttcccataagttgtttgctcacaaaatacctatgcataggaaatgggttagacttaaatgtgctattcatatgcttcatgatgctctctttatgtttcaattcttatcttttatgcgagcatcattgaaatcgtcgtgcctagctaaaaggaattaaagaaaagcgcttgttgggagacaacccaacacttttagcTACTATTTTTGTgagttcacatgattaggctacttcagtaatcatgttttattgctctTGTTTCAATAAAgcgccaagtaagacctttgggatggcttacggtgatagttggtttgatcttgctgaaaaacaaaaacttttgcggttaggaaaacaattctcattttaaCAGAAGTGTCATAAAATGCCGATTCTTTTTGCAGaatattaatagacaaattccgcAGCCcatcctaattttttagaatttttggagttgtagaagtatggtttgagtacagattactacagactgttctgtttttgatagattctgttttcaatgcatagtttgcttgttttctagtttctatggtttatattgctcaatataaattatagaaatgatatcatacagtaggcattgtgtggaaacaattattaatcttgtctttgacagtaccataagtgaaatggtttgctctttatcataccaacctatctcacaaagttctgttaagttttgtgtgattgaaattttcaagttttgggtgagatatcaagatgaggagaataaggagtgacaagaccctaagcttggggatgcccaaggcatcccaaggtaatatttaaggaatatccaagcaactaagcttgggatgcctcggaaggcatcccctctttcctctccaacattatcggtatcctcatttggagctatgttttcattcgtcacatgatatgaattttgcttggagcgtcaatttattttgttaggatttgctttctgttatttataataatgttttgcattttttatttcaataaaagtggcaatgatagcctttgcaatgcttattatgcaagtatacttgttgttgtttgaaaacataaagtttacagctgttgcaaaaattccctagaaaattcagaatgtgataaactattgaaactttttgcaaaatgagctctgataaattttctacagtgtggtaaattttcataatttttggacttaaagaagtattgatactcttgcattctttacagactgtactgttt contains:
- the LOC125537427 gene encoding N-acetyl-D-glucosamine kinase-like, whose product is MQRYTTRDIWEMEDRQSPRMGCSVVLGVDGGASNTVCVCIPAAMPFADPLPVLARAVAGCSNQNSVGEDKARETLERVMAQALHKARRRRSNVSAVCLAVAGVNHPIDQHRMLDWLREIFPSHVKLFVENDAVAALASGTMGKLHGCVLIAGTGTIAYGFTSDGREARAAGAGPVLGDWGSGYGISAQALTAVVRAYDGRGPETLLTNNILDFLGLASPDELIGWTYEDQSWARIADILPVVVESAEAGDEVANKILHNSVGELASSVKAVVQRLALSGEDGKDLFPLVMVGKVLEANQRWDIGKEVISCVTKTYPGAYPIHPEVEPAVGAALLAWNAIASELDGDLRAAA